In Brassica napus cultivar Da-Ae chromosome C2, Da-Ae, whole genome shotgun sequence, the sequence GACATCaagtaatatattaatttatgtatttcttatatcatatattttttaagctattaatatatgttttcaacAGTGATCAAAAGATACCTTGCTGCCTTTGGGGAAAGTTTGCTGAAGCAATACACAGTTTCAGCTAGGGTTGTTCAATATggcaaaaccgaaccgtaccgaaccgaaccgaaccgaaatagataatatggtttggatttggtatataccatacaaaccgaatggatatgatttttaaaaaaccgtaggatttggatatggttcggtatataaccgataaaaccgaataaaccgaataaaaccgatcaaaaaatagaaacatgtaaatatgtatatattttataacaacgtatgaaaatcataagttaatttttttgctaataactattaccatattttttacagtaataaaatagtcctgatttgtaaaacacttgaactataattaaataacaattcatcgcaaacatgcttcttattttcttagtcttcttttgatctttttgctttaatttaggATTGaataaattgaaataaagattataaatttgatgataacaattagtggaaattcttcacaaatttttttattatctataaacgaatagggtttcgtgtttaatagaagaaacatTACTTTGATTAACgttaaatatgaaagaatataataacttatttttgtgcttcgtgcttctgttttattttttatttttttatttttattatcaaaattttgagctttgattttaattatatatttgattatcttattagatgatagaaacattttttatttttgttcttttatttaaacttataatatttttttaataaatgaatgtgttgacaacaagactctaaaattcatataatatgatcttaaaataaagaattatgttttttggtataaaaccgaataaaccgaaaaccgacggtatataaaccgaaccgaaccgaagtaaatatggatttagaatggtagttatattttactaacctaaataccgaaaaaccgaaaaaaccgaaccgaaaccgaaccgatatccggattgaacacccctagttTCAGCCAACAATCTGAAGAAGAAATTGTTGTATGCCTAATACGTTTTGCTAAAATCGGGACCTATCGAAGTAATCTcatatcattttctttttatataaaataatacagtgtttattatttttcttgaatAAGAGCGTTACtgattttttattactattGATAATATGCAGACCAGGTTCAGATATCCAATGCGTTTGATGCATCTCAGGTCGTTTTCAACCCACCAATAAAGGAGACAGATGAGTTTATGAAAAGGTTTTGATAACAGattaataaattagataaaGCTCAAGGAATATTATGACGAATCTatgttaatttatgtttttacaggGTTGAACCGTCCAATGCTTTGACAAAATTTCAATCTGAAAAAGATAAAATTGAGAAGGAATTAAGACGTGATAAGTGGTTGCTTTTCCCTCAGAAAGACATTGGAGAGCTTCTTGCATCATCTCAGGTTATATTTATCGATTCAATATATGTTATAGTAGTGATTTATTTGTCAAACactaatttgtatatattataaatgtaGATTGGGCAATGCAGAATCATTAGCACAATCTATGCAATTGATAAGGATTGGGGATGGTACTTTTTCGGATGCAATGCTTGCCTGGGAAAAAAGGTTCTTCCGTTTTCAACTTCAGTGAAAACAGTCAACGGAAAAGAGACTAAATCTCATGTTTGGTGGTGTGAAGGTTGCAACCATAAAGTTACAGATGTCTCCCCAAAGTAAGTTTACTTTACAAAACACATTTTATGAATAGTCAAAAAATTTGCATACTTAATTTGATTATGTTTATTATATTATGTAGGTTCAAGATTCATGTGAAGGTTAAGGATGGTACTGGAGAAGCTACCCTCATGTTATTGGACTGGACTGCACAAGGAATTGTGCCTGAGACTGCTCTCAACCTTCTCGATGGTTCATTTGATGAGGTATACTCTATTTCATAAACTATTAATTATAACTACATTTATTTTACAGATGCAAGTAATTTATTATGTAACTCTACATTCATTATACAGCTAGAAGATATTGATTCATTTCCTGAAGCTATTACTTCTTTGGTTGGTAAAACTTTCATGTTTGGAGTTTTCATTGAGAAAGACAATCATACAAGCAAAAGTGGGAGTTTTAAGGTTAGTAAAGTATGGAGTGAACTAAGTATGCTATTGACTGGTGGTGTCACAGAATCGGGTACTCCATCTGAAACTGAAACTACAAATTATAGTGGTGAACAGGTATTTTTTGtcttattcatatataaaattttaattttaatttaaggaCCGCAACTATTTGATAATTGAGTTTATATTGTAGGGTTCATTTCTACTGATGGGAAGTGAAGTCAACGAGGACTCTGTAACAACGCCATCATCTAAACGCAATGAAATTGCCATAACCAACGACCCAACTGAACTCACTTCGTCATCAAAGAAACATTGCACCAGAGTGTttgtgaaaaaagaaaaaggtctCAAGCAGCAGTGAAACTCGAACAAAAGTGGCTAAGGAAGTGTGGAATTGTGCTTTGTGTTTGTCGTTTTCTGTTTCTATGTTTTCATTATGATTTATGTTTGTCGTTGTCTGTTTCCAGTAAGTTTGTTGTTTTCAGTTTCCAGTAAGTTTGTTCTTTGCAAGTGTTTGGTTTTATTTGAACTTTGATTACCAATGCAGTGTTATTTACGTCTTTTTATGTCTGcttaaaaactctaaaaatattgTAAGACTAAAGTCTAAACTAACGTTTATAGTTAAACCTtaataacataataattaaaataaaaataaaaataataaattaataataataaattaataataataaattaataataaaaaaaattaaaccccAATATTTATAATTTCCAATAATATATTACAAGTTTTGTATTGTTCTAATTTATTCCATTTCAATTATGGGCGGTGTATTATTAGAACATAAATATACaagtttagttatttttatatttatgagattgattcaaataaaaaatatgaaaattaatcaaACATAAGTGGATAAATATTGTATCTATCTTTtcaaattaatacaaatatatcgACTTATATGATTCACATCGTAAGCAAGTTAATTTAAACGCAAggtgttttaaatttattttctgaaaGCTAACCCACGATCATATAAAGCAACCCTAACACTCTTTACATAATAAGGATGGTTATTTGAGATTTCAATGAAAACTAACATCTCCGGTAGCAGTAACCAAAACCAAACATGAAGAACAAAGAATCTGATACACGGAAGAGGAAACCAAATCATCAACCTATAACTCCAACGCCATCAGATTCTCAATCGTCTGATGGGACAAAATCCGATATTGGAAATCGTTCAGTGCTGAAAGATGTTTCAAATTTAACTCCGACATTATCACTATCAAGGAGTAGTCAGCATTTTACTCATCCATCAAATGTCTTAAGTTCAAGAAATCAAAACTATGGTGATTTTTCTTAACCCATTACAGTTTTATGTGTTACTGTTTGTCTGGTTTGTAGTCAGTGACTAATCAATTTAAGTGCATTTGATTCATTCTATTTTGTTGTGTTTACACTTACAGACAAAGCTAAAGGAAAGCAGCCTCAGTGTTCTAAGAGATTTAGAGGTAATGGTAAGCtgggtcaatttttttttaaaaaaattaacttaaataaCCATTTGGTTTAGTTATGACAACTGATATTGTTATTTCCTTTAATCGTTTTGATGAGGAGGTGATTATAACAACAAGTCTGCTCAGTTCTCGAACATCATTTCAAGAAGGAGTTCATGTCTCAAAATTCAACCTACTAATCTATTACCAGCCTTCTCCAAGGCAGACATTGCAAAGCAGCAAAATTCAAAAGTGTGGACAACAAGTCAACATAACAACACAGAGGATGAACATGGTACGCATTGTCacatttttttcaaacaaaCATATCAATCATATACATGATActgttttttattaatatacagAGGAGGGTGACGATTATAGTGATCAGAGTTATGATGTTAGTAGTGAAGATAGTGATTCGTATGAAGTAGCTACTGGTAACACTGAAAAAAATACTGGAAGAAGTTCTGTACCAGATGAACAAAGGTCTAGGATTTTGACTATGGCTGAATTATTTAAAACCATGTTCGAAGATATTGTTTCTCCGGTGAATGAATCCAAATCAACGTTCAACCAAGGTGAATCTTCATCTACTTTACCATCAGAATCAAAATCAAATACTACaggtaataataatttttttcgtttttgtatTTCAATATAACCTTTTTAACAAACActgattaatttttaatttttaacagaGTATTTAGATGAGGGTGATCCTACTTACATTTGTGACTACTGTGGTGCGAAAATGTGGTATGGTGAACGCattgaaaagaaaaggaagatcAAGAAACCAAAATTTTCTATGTGTTGTGGACTAGGTCAAGTTCAGTTACCAATACTAAAGGAATCACCGGAGGTCTTGAAAAGATTGCTTCATGGAGATGATGATATGAGCAGATATTTTCGGGAAAATATCAGGCAGATTAATatggttttttcttttacatctCTTGGGGGTAAAGTGGATAGATGTGTTCCGCAAGGACGTGGATCAAAAATGTTTCAGCTTCAAGGAGAAAACTATCACTTAATGGGTAGTTTGAAGCCACCAGATGGAGAAGAAGCCAAGTTTTCTCAGCTTTACATTGTTGACACtgaaaacgaaattgaaaacaGAGCCGCCATCATAGGGtatgttattaaataaataagtacTGCGAGATAGCCTATGTTTctatattatttgatattttaagaATGTGTACATTGTCATTGTTAACCAGGAAATACAAGAAATCTGCTGATAAGGCTAAAAAAGAGAGTTTGAGAAAACAAGTCATTCAGAAGATAGTTGAGATGCTAAACGAAGTTAATCCATATGTGCATCAATTCCGCTCAGCGAGGGATAGGTTTAATACTAATCCAGAGACTACTTTCCATATGCGGATTGTCAGCAGTCGTGAGAAAGACGGGAGGACATATGATACTCCTACTGCATCTGAGGTGGCTGCATTAATTCCAGGTGATTTCAATTTGGAAATGGATAAAAGAGATATTGTTTTGGAAGAAAAGCGAACAGGATGGCTGAAACGGATAAGTGAAATACATCCTTCCTACCTAGCTCTTCAATATCCTCTTATATTTACATATGGTGAGGATGGTTTCAGACTTGGGATTAAAAAAGACCTACAGATGCTACAGCAAAACTGAAGAGGAAAAATATTAGTATGAGACAGTGGTATGCATTTCGGATTCAGGAGAGAGATGGGGAAAGTCATACACTTCTGCACTCTAAAAGGCTATTCCAACAGTTTTTGGTTGATGCTTTTACAACTATAGAGTCTAACCGCTTGTGCTATCTGAGGATGAACCAGAAAAGCCTTAGATCAGATAGCTTTGACTCTATTCAGCAGTCTGAAAATGATGGGAAGATAGATATGCATGATCAAGGCAGTCGGTTTTTGTTACCAGCCACATTTGTTGGAGGACCAAGATACATGAAGAATATGTATCTAGATGCAATGGCGATCTGCAAATATTTTGGGTTTCCAGATCTGTTTATAACCTTTACATGCAATCCTAAATGGCCTGAAATCACCAGGTATCTTCAGCCACGCAAACTCAGTCCTGATGACAGACCCGATATTCTCTGCAGGATATTTAAGTGTAAATTGGATTCGCTTATGTATGATTTAACAGATAAGGAGCTTCTTGGAAAGACAGTGGCATGTGAGTTTTATTACATGGGTGTTTTATTCTGATATAATATGGTATTTTCTATAGTAACTAATGTCGTTCTCTTTTTCTATTGTAGCAATGTACACTGTTGAATTTCAGAAACGTGGCCTACCACATGCTCATATTCTGATATTCATGCATCCGAAATCCAAATTTCCTACAACAGATGACATTGACAAGATCATCTCCGCAGAAATACCAGATAAGGAAAAAGAACCAGAGTTGTTTGAAGTGGTAAAGGATATGATGATTCATGGTCCTTGTGGGGCAGTTAATATGAAGTCACCATGCATGGAAAATGGCAAATGTTCAAAGCTGTATCCTAAAGATCATGTTGAGAAAACGGTAGTGAACAAAGATGGCTTTCCAGTTTATAGAAGGCGTGAAATGCATGGTTGCTTTGTAGAGAAAAATGGCTTCAACTGCGACAACAGATATGTTATACCGTATAATAAGGAATTATCCCTTCGTTATCGAGCCCATATAAATGTGGAATGGTGTAATCAGACTGGTTCTATTAAATACTTATTCAAGTATATTAATAAAGGTCAAGATCGTGTCACTGTTACTGTTGAGCCACCAGAAAAAGGACCAGCTAAACAAAAGGTTGGGGCTGATGGAACAGTAAAAGTTGAAAAGGAAAATGAGATAAAAAATTTCTTCAACTGCAGGTTAATTTCTATTTGGTCTTTTCTGCTATTGTTGACTTCTAAATGTCATCAGCTACTGAACTAATTTTGATTTCATAAATTTTCAGATATGTTTCTGCATGTGAAGGGTCATGGAGGACTTTTAAGTTCCCTATTCACTATCGATCAGTCCCAGTTGAGCGACTGCAGTGGCACTTACCAGGAAAGcagattattattttcaaagatGATGACACTTATGACAAAGTGACCAGTCGCAAGCTTATTGAAAATACTATGTTCACAACATGGTTTGACTTGTGCAAGGTGAGTGATGTTGCCAGAAAGCTAACGTTTGCAGAAATCCCAACTAAGTTCACGTGGAATAAGAATGAGAGAAAGTTCCACGATAGAAAGAAAGGATTCAGTATTGGTAGGATCAATTATGCCCCAAGGAAAATTGAAGAAGCTTTCTATTTGCGTGTTTTGCTAAACATAGTTAGAGGTCCAACATGTTTTGAGGAGATTCGAACATTCAACAATGTTGTGTATCCTACATATAAGAAGGCGTGCTACGCGAGGGGCTTACTAGATGACGATCAATAATATATTGATGATCTTGTGAGGGCGAGTTTCACTGAATCATCAGGACATATGCGGCATGCTTTTGTTATAATGCTCATGTTGGTAGTTTGTCAGAGCCAGAAGTTGTTTGGGAGAATACATGGGAGTTACTATGTGATGATATAGAGTATAAACGGAGAAAGCTACTAAACAGACCAGGTTTGAACATAACTCTATTTACACTGATAAAACAACATTCTAAAAGGAACATTATATGTCtaatttgtttgttgttttactTCTTTGTAGATCTCTGTTTAAGtgatgatgaaaaaaaaacagtttgctCTTCTAGAGATTAAGAAGATTTTGAAGAGCAATGGATTTTCTTTAGATCAATGGGAATATATGCCAAAGCCAGCTCCAGACATTGGTGGGAATGACAATGTGTTGATTTTAGATGAGCTGAGTTATGATAGGGAGAAGATGAAAGCCGAGCATGACAGAGACATTGTCAAACTAACAGAGGAGCAAAGGAAGATCTATGACGGGATTGTTGATGCAGTAGCAAATGAAAAAGGAGGTGTGTTCTTTGTTTATGGATTTGGTGGAACTGGTAAAACCTTCCTCTGGAAATTGTTGTCTGCAGCAATCAGATACAAAGGAGAAATATGTTTGAACACTGCAtcaagtgggatagcttctctATTGCTACAAGGAGGAAGGGCAGCACATTCTAGGTTTGGAATACCGATAAACCCAGATGAGTTTTCCACTTGCACACTCATTCCAGGTAGTGATCAGGCTAATCTGGTAAAAGCAG encodes:
- the LOC111211633 gene encoding uncharacterized protein LOC111211633; this encodes MQTRVEPSNALTKFQSEKDKIEKELRRDKWLLFPQKDIGELLASSQIGQCRIISTIYAIDKDWGWYFFGCNACLGKKVLPFSTSVKTVNGKETKSHVWWCEGCNHKVTDVSPKFKIHVKVKDGTGEATLMLLDWTAQGIVPETALNLLDGSFDELEDIDSFPEAITSLVGKTFMFGVFIEKDNHTSKSGSFKVSKVWSELSMLLTGGVTESGTPSETETTNYSGEQGSFLLMGSEVNEDSVTTPSSKRNEIAITNDPTELTSSSKKHCTRVFVKKEKGLKQQ